From the genome of Paracidovorax avenae:
AATGGCATCGCTTTGCCGGCGGCTCGACAGGACCGCTGGAGTGCCCATGATTTCCGTACCATCGGCCAGATGGAGTGGTCCTGGTTCCGATGGCACGCGAAGACCGGCATGAGGTTGCTGTACCGCGCATTGCGCGACAGGGAAGGCCGGGGCTATGCATGGTTGCGCCTGACCTCGTCCGAGCCGCTCTTCCAGGATTACGGCACCACTTCCATCCACCGGTATCCGCATCTCTTCGCATTTGTCCGGCAGGCCTTGTCCGGCATTGGGGCTCCCCGGCTGCTGTCGTTCGGCTGCTCGACCGGCGAGGAGGTGGCCAGCCTGCGGCACCATTTCCCGCAGGCGCTCATCACCGGACTGGACATCCACCCGGGCCATATCGCCACCTGCCGGCGCAGGCTCCGGGAACGGCCGGACCCCGGCGTGCAATTCCGCGTGGCGGGAAGCACGGCCGCGGAGGCGGAGGGCGCCTTCGACGCCGTCTTCTGCCTGGCGGTGATGCGCCGTGGCGAGCTGGCACGGCACCCGGGCGAACGCTGCGACCACCTCATCCGCTTCGAGGATTTCGAGGCGCAGCTGGAGGATTTCGCGCGCTGCCTGCGGCCCGGCGGGCTGCTGGTGCTGCGCCATGCCAACTTCCGCCTGCGCGACGCGCGGGCCGCCCGCTGGTTCGAGCCGGTGCTGAGCCTGCCGGCCGTGGCGCGCGCCGACACGCCGCTGTTCGGGCCGGACCACCGGCGACTCGAGGACCAGGCCGACGGCGAAGCCGTTTTCCGCCGCCTGGCGGTGGTGCGTCGGTAGAATTTCCCGACGGCGCTCACCCCGGGCGATGTCCACCTTTCGAAGGAATGCAGCGGATGAACGTTGAACCGGAGGCGCTGATCGCCCATGCGCCCGACTGCCTTGCCGCGGAGATGGGCGAGGAACTGGTCATCATGATCGCCGAACGCGGGACGTACCTGGCGCTGGACCCGGTCGGCCACGATGTCTGGACGTGCATTGCCCAGCCTTGCACCTTCTCGTCGCTGTGCGACCGCCTGCAAGCCATCTATGCAGGCGACCGGGCGGCCATCGAGGCCGACGTGGCCGTGCTGCTGGGCAAGCTGCAGGAAGCCGGCGCCGTGGAGTTGCGCCGGTGAGCGGCACGGACGCCCGGCGCTTTCCGGGGAGGAGGCGCCGCGCATGAGTGCCCACCATTACCAGGTGTGCGGCTGGCATGTCCGCAGCAGCATGGAGTTGCCCGAGCTTCCCGCGTGGACCGGGTCCGCTGCAGAGCCCGAGGACATCCTCGTCGAGGAAGGGCCGGTTCCCGGCCGGCCCGGCTCCGCGCCGGGATCTCCCTGGCTGGACGTGGGCGAGGACGGCGCGGTTCTCATGCAGATCCCCGACCTGGTGCGCATCCACGTCCACGGCGGGCGCACCATGCGCGTGGAGCGGCTGCGCCCCGACGATGCGGGCTGGCGCCTGTTCCTGCTCGGGTCGGCGCTGTCCTGCCTGTGCCTGCAGCGGGGGCTCTTCCCCCTGCATGCCGCCTGCCTGCGCATCGGGTCGCGCACGCTGGCCATCGCGGGCCACAGCGGTGCCGGCAAGTCCACGCTGGCGGCCGCCCTGCTGCGGCGCGGCCATGGGCTGCTCGGCGACGACCTCACCGTGCTGGACGTCCCCGCCGGCAACGGCCGCATGCAGGTGTTGCCGGCGTTTCCGCGCCTCAAGCTCTGGGGCGAGGCCATGGATGCGCTGGGGATGGACGGTACCGGGGTGCCGAAGGTGCGGGACGGCCTGGACAAATACGACCTTCAGCCGCAGGCGGGCTTCGATCCCCGGCCTGTGTCCCTGGACGCCGTGCTCGTGCTGCGCGAAGGCCCTGCAGCGGAACTGCGGCCACTATCGCCCACCGCCGCGGTACCCGTTCTGCACGGCCTGCTGTCGAGGAGGAGGGCGGCCGTGCAAATGGGGTTGCAGGCCTCCACGTTCGCGCAGGCCGCCTCCATCGGCCGCACGGTGCCCGTCTGGACGCTGCAGCGCCCGCGCCGATTCGATGCG
Proteins encoded in this window:
- a CDS encoding trans-aconitate 2-methyltransferase, whose translation is MRLLYRALRDREGRGYAWLRLTSSEPLFQDYGTTSIHRYPHLFAFVRQALSGIGAPRLLSFGCSTGEEVASLRHHFPQALITGLDIHPGHIATCRRRLRERPDPGVQFRVAGSTAAEAEGAFDAVFCLAVMRRGELARHPGERCDHLIRFEDFEAQLEDFARCLRPGGLLVLRHANFRLRDARAARWFEPVLSLPAVARADTPLFGPDHRRLEDQADGEAVFRRLAVVRR
- a CDS encoding PqqD family protein, producing MNVEPEALIAHAPDCLAAEMGEELVIMIAERGTYLALDPVGHDVWTCIAQPCTFSSLCDRLQAIYAGDRAAIEADVAVLLGKLQEAGAVELRR